GCAAAGGTCCCGGGCCTTTTCGATCACGCGAAAAAAAACCTCGAAGGCGCGGCTGTCCATGTCGAGGTCCGCAGACGGCTGCGGCCCTGAACTTTCCTGTTTGAGCCCGCGGAGTGCCCGTCTTGCCATGAAGCGAAAAACTTTGACCGACGGCCAGCTCCTCCACGCCAGCGCGGGCGGCGGCTCCAAGCGGCGCGCCTGCGGATTTTCCAAAACCGGAGCCGACAGCAGCGCCTGGACGTCTTTGTCCGAAGGCCGGCGCAGGATCATGTCTTCCATGTCCTGGTCGAGTTCCGTGAAAAAAAGCACGGCCTTAGGTTTCAGAGCCAGGCCGGTTTCTTCCAGGCGCGCGAGTTCGAACGGCGGATAATCCCCTTGCACGCCCAGGTTCGCGGCACGCAGCCCGGAACGCCTTTCCAGATTTTCGGAAAGCGTGTCCCGGAAATCCAGGCCGTGGCCGTACACCATGGAATCGCCGAGAAGCACGAGGTCCGCCCGCGTGAAAAAATCATCGTCGCGGATGCCGAGCGCATTGGTCCGGTGCTCCCAGCGGTAGCCGTTGTAAAACATGGAAGCCCGGAAGTCCGGCTTCAGGCGGTGCAGCGGCGAAGGAGGGACCTGATAATAAATGTCGCCTGGCCCGAAACCGTAGCGGCCGAGGATGAGATTCTGGAGCGGCATGGGAAAATGCGCCGAAAAAAGGCGGAGGGAAACGTCAAAGACAGCCCAGCACGCCGCTGTCATGACGAGAAACGCGGCCAGGCGTGGAAAAAGTCCCCGCAACCGCGTTCTCACTTCACCAGCAGCCAAAAGGCGAGCGCCGCGAGAATGCGGTAGACGCCGAAAGAAGTGAAGCCGTGATTTTTAATGAGAGCCAGCAGAAAACGAATCGCCAGGATCGCCACCGCGAAAGAAACCACGAATCCCACGGCCAGGACTTGCCAGTCCGCCCCGGAAAAAGACGCGCCATGCTTGAGAAGATCCAGTGCGGTCGCGGCGAGCATGGTGGGAACGGCGAGAAGAAATGAGTATTCAGTGACGGTCTTGCGCTTCAATCCCAGCAGCATGCCTCCGCAGATCGTGGCCGCGGCGCGGGAAACCCCCGGCACCATGGCCAGGGACTGCGCCAGGCCGATGATCGCGGCCTGCCGGTACGTAATGGATTTCAAGTCTTCCGAAGCTCCGGGCTTTTCGCGGTAAACGCGCTCGATCAAAATCATGATGATGCCGCCCACGAAAAGAGAGACCAGAACCACCGGCGCGCCGGTCACGAGTATTTTCTTGATGATCTTATACAGCACGAAGCCCACGACGGCTGTCGGAATAAATCCCGCCGCGACGCGCTTGGCGATTTCGAAATCCGCGAAGACGCGGCGCGCATACAGGACCACGACCGCGAGGATGGCGCCGACCTGGATCGCGATTTCGAAGCTGGCGATGAAGTCCGTCTGCTGGAGGCCGAGAAGGCGCGCCGTCAGGATCAGGTGCCCCGTGGAGGAAATCGGAAGAAACTCGGTAATGCCTTCAACAATGCCGAAGACGAGCGCGTGAAACACATTCATGAATGATTCCTTTTCCGGGGGGACGGGTTAAAAGATGCCCTACTGTAAAGAAAGCCGCCCCAAAAATCAATCCGAGTTTTCATGACGGAATCCGTAGGATTTTTTCGAATTCCTTCTTCATTCGGGACGCGGCCTCGCCGGGATGAGGGTAGATTTGCCGGGCGGTTTCGTTTAAGAAAGCGTGCGGATAATCCCGGAACGCGCGATCCAGAACCGTTTCCATATCTTCCGGAACGTCAAGCCGGGGCAGCCCTGCGGCAAGCCGGACAAGGAGCGAATGCCTGTCGAAACGTCCGGCGTCGATCGGGACATAAATCAGAGGTTTGCCGAGCAGCGCAAAAGCCAGCGAGAGCGATGTGAAATCGCTGACCGCGGCGTCCGCGGCGATCAAAAACGGTTCGAGCGGCTCGTCGGGATCCAAGACGCGCAGGCCGCGCGCTTTCTGCTCTTCCATCAGCTCCAGGAATCCGGGCTCCACCCAGAGGTTGGGATGGGCACTCACAATAAAATGCCTGCCGCTACCTTGCAGCCGCGCGGCCTGGTCCAGCAGCGCGCGCCCGTATTTCTTCATGAGCCCCTCCGGATAAAAAGAGCTCATGATCAACACGGCCTTTTCCCCTTCCGGAATCCCCAGCTCGCGGCGAAACCGTTCCCTCTCAGGCCGCAGCGCCAGCATCCGGTCGACCCCCAGGCAGCCGGTAACTTTGACGGCCTCTTTCAGGGCGGGAAAATCCCGGGCCGCGGCGGACGCGTTGGATTCGTTGTCGAACAGGATCGCGCGGTAAGCGGAATGCCCCTGGGCATCGAAGGCCCAGCGGTCAAAGCGGTGCACGCGGCCGTTTTCTTTGAGCCGCATGACCAGAAGCCCGTGGGGCATGTAAACGACCGGAACGCCCGCGGGCATGGCCCCCTGCTCATACACATGGTCTGCCACCAAGATAAGGTCCCAGGCGCGCCGCGAAATACGGTCCGCGGGCAAATAAGGAAGACCGCATCGCTCGGCGATATTTCCCGGTGCGGACAGGGTGTGAGACAGCGGAAAAAAAGAAAGAAAGACCTCGTGGCGGGATGCATCGAACAACGGAAGCGCGCGGGACAAGTAACCCGCGGTCAATTCATTGTGCGCGCAAAACAGGATTTGTTTTTTTTCCCCGGAAACGGGCCGTTGCCCGGAGCGCAGCAAAGAAGAAAGGCCGGAACGGCAGGCCTGAAGGAGGTTTTTCATGAGGACTTCCAGGGCAGCTTAACAGGCAAAATAATCGTTGAGCTTTTTCAGTCCTTCGACGGCCACGGGGGAAAACTGGATGCCGACGCCCACGTCATCGCAGCGGACGACTTTTCCGTCCACGATGATCACCGGCGCACCGCGAAGCGGCCCGCCGAGGGAAATCCGGCAGCGGCAGGGATAACCGATCGGAAGGCGGTCGGCGCAGAGGACGAAAATGCCTTTGACGCTGATGTCTTTGGTCCATCCGCTGATCTGAGCCTTGGTTTCGGAAGAAACCTCGGCCTCGAGGCGCACGACGACTCTCTGGAATTCGCGTCTTTCCTGTTTGCTGAAGCGGGGGTACTCGCGTCTTTCTTTACCGGCCAATGACCACCTCGTCTCCCTCATTATCGGCCGCAGGCGGCGGAAGTTCACCGCAAACCCGGCGGCAGGCCCCGAGGGACAAAGGACTAAAAGTGAAAAGACTCCTCGGCTTCGAGCTTGAATTTGATTTTCACTTCGTTGAGTTTCTTTTCGATGGCCAGAAACATCTGTTTGACCTCGTCCTGGCTGTACTCATAACTGTGTTTGTTGCCGCAATGGCCGAGGATTTCCAGCTTCTTGATGACCTCGGTCGTCCGCTTGGAAGCCAGCCGCTTAAAGCGGTCCTTTTTGCTGTCTACGGTCTCCATGATGTCCCCCGTTGTTCAACGAATGATAACCGGTCACGGTCAGAAAACGATCTTATGAAAAGGAATAGCACATGAGGGGCCGTCAGGCAAGACAGGCAGGC
This Verrucomicrobiia bacterium DNA region includes the following protein-coding sequences:
- a CDS encoding undecaprenyl-diphosphate phosphatase, with amino-acid sequence MNVFHALVFGIVEGITEFLPISSTGHLILTARLLGLQQTDFIASFEIAIQVGAILAVVVLYARRVFADFEIAKRVAAGFIPTAVVGFVLYKIIKKILVTGAPVVLVSLFVGGIIMILIERVYREKPGASEDLKSITYRQAAIIGLAQSLAMVPGVSRAAATICGGMLLGLKRKTVTEYSFLLAVPTMLAATALDLLKHGASFSGADWQVLAVGFVVSFAVAILAIRFLLALIKNHGFTSFGVYRILAALAFWLLVK
- a CDS encoding CDP-glycerol glycerophosphotransferase family protein; the protein is MKNLLQACRSGLSSLLRSGQRPVSGEKKQILFCAHNELTAGYLSRALPLFDASRHEVFLSFFPLSHTLSAPGNIAERCGLPYLPADRISRRAWDLILVADHVYEQGAMPAGVPVVYMPHGLLVMRLKENGRVHRFDRWAFDAQGHSAYRAILFDNESNASAAARDFPALKEAVKVTGCLGVDRMLALRPERERFRRELGIPEGEKAVLIMSSFYPEGLMKKYGRALLDQAARLQGSGRHFIVSAHPNLWVEPGFLELMEEQKARGLRVLDPDEPLEPFLIAADAAVSDFTSLSLAFALLGKPLIYVPIDAGRFDRHSLLVRLAAGLPRLDVPEDMETVLDRAFRDYPHAFLNETARQIYPHPGEAASRMKKEFEKILRIPS
- a CDS encoding PilZ domain-containing protein; translation: MAGKERREYPRFSKQERREFQRVVVRLEAEVSSETKAQISGWTKDISVKGIFVLCADRLPIGYPCRCRISLGGPLRGAPVIIVDGKVVRCDDVGVGIQFSPVAVEGLKKLNDYFAC